One genomic segment of Virgibacillus doumboii includes these proteins:
- a CDS encoding amidohydrolase, whose protein sequence is MRNELMKMLEEREDEMIEIRRYLHEHPELSFKEEKTAAYIADFYKGKDVEIETNVGNGHGIIVTIKGELPGKTVGLRADFDALPINEETDVPFKSSNEGVMHACGHDAHTAYLLVLADCLIQLRDQIKGTIKIIHQHAEEQPPGGAKSVVDSGKLDDLEAIFGIHVLPMAPAGMVGYHSGYSFNGRTYFKLKIQGVGGHGSSPHKANDAIVAGAHFVTAVQTIVSRRVDPMNSGVVTIGSFDGKGSFNVINDSIEIEGDIRYSDDETQKVIDEEFHRVVNGLEGLFGVTCELTYTPDYPPLYNDPELTAFVADALNGVRDNDIKEVKEFPKMAPSDDIAYYLEKIPGSYFYIGCTPKGVEQPYFNHHPKFDIDEDAILVAAKSVGHVACSYLDIE, encoded by the coding sequence ATGAGAAACGAATTAATGAAAATGCTTGAAGAACGGGAAGATGAGATGATTGAAATTCGTCGTTATTTACATGAACATCCTGAACTTTCTTTTAAAGAAGAAAAAACAGCAGCCTACATTGCCGACTTTTATAAAGGAAAGGATGTCGAAATCGAAACGAATGTAGGAAACGGACACGGCATCATTGTTACCATAAAAGGAGAATTGCCGGGTAAAACAGTTGGCCTTCGTGCTGATTTTGATGCCTTGCCAATTAATGAGGAGACAGATGTTCCGTTTAAATCGAGCAATGAAGGTGTCATGCATGCGTGTGGACATGATGCCCATACAGCATACTTGCTGGTTTTGGCTGACTGTCTTATCCAACTAAGGGATCAAATCAAAGGTACCATTAAAATTATTCATCAACATGCGGAGGAACAGCCTCCTGGTGGTGCCAAAAGCGTAGTAGATTCAGGCAAACTTGACGATTTAGAAGCAATTTTTGGTATTCACGTTTTGCCAATGGCACCAGCAGGAATGGTCGGCTACCATAGTGGCTATTCCTTCAATGGCCGTACATATTTTAAATTGAAGATTCAGGGTGTTGGTGGACATGGTTCCTCACCCCACAAAGCAAATGATGCAATTGTCGCAGGAGCCCACTTTGTAACAGCAGTTCAGACCATTGTCAGTCGACGAGTGGACCCAATGAACTCTGGAGTCGTAACAATTGGTTCATTTGACGGAAAGGGCAGCTTTAATGTGATTAATGATAGCATTGAAATCGAAGGGGATATACGCTATTCAGATGATGAAACACAGAAAGTTATTGACGAAGAATTTCATCGGGTCGTTAATGGGTTGGAAGGGTTATTCGGTGTAACGTGCGAACTTACTTATACACCGGACTATCCACCATTATACAACGATCCAGAATTGACTGCGTTTGTTGCAGATGCCTTGAATGGGGTTAGGGATAATGACATTAAAGAAGTAAAAGAATTTCCTAAGATGGCACCATCTGATGACATTGCATATTATTTGGAGAAAATCCCTGGTTCTTATTTCTATATTGGTTGTACGCCAAAAGGGGTAGAACAACCTTACTTTAACCACCATCCTAAATTTGATATTGATGAGGATGCGATTCTTGTTGCAGCCAAATCAGTGGGCCATGTTGCTTGCAGTTACTTAGACATAGAATGA
- the acs gene encoding acetate--CoA ligase, whose amino-acid sequence MDINGILQVVNNSELIYPDEKKERETSIGSSQAFQELLEQSHKDPSAFWDSVARELEWYEPWTETMTGELPDFKYFVGGISNPSINLLDRHIENGAGNRTALIWESETGESDFYTYNMLLAEVNRFANVLKSFGVKKGDGVAIYLPNLAESFIAVLACFRIGAVYNSIFSGFSENALKDRLVNFEPKVVVTGDATKRRGNIVTLKEKVDQVVTDIPSVKAVVVVDRLGTQPYMENGRDYWWHELTKNESIDCEPERLEANDPGIVFYTSGTTGKPKGVVHSAMAFVIQNYIYAKYHLDHKEDDVFWCSADVGWLTMHIWGIVGSLANGVTTVVYEGALDYPTKDRFYQMIEKYRVNKLFTAPTALRMLKSLGEETLNKYDLSCLEVITLVGEPFDPETWHWTYEVLGKEKIYLNNTWGQTETAGCPLAGAAWLSPMKPGSASIQFLGADAAVVDDEGNEVESNTLGNLVIRKPFPMLCRTLWKEPERFYNSYYSQVEGSYFTSDLALVDNDGHFWVVGRSDDAFNVAGHRLSTMEMESAVLEVEGISEVAVIGIPDEIKGEVPYVFVRTADGYSETEELHQKIKDNIVHHIGKIALPKTVVIAEELPKTVSGKIMRRLLREVVTTGNVSGDITGLEDPKAVEHIKNVVRSEQGVK is encoded by the coding sequence GTGGATATTAACGGAATTCTACAGGTAGTTAACAACAGTGAACTTATTTATCCGGACGAGAAAAAGGAGCGCGAAACATCAATTGGGAGCAGTCAAGCTTTTCAGGAACTGCTCGAACAGTCCCATAAAGACCCAAGTGCATTCTGGGATAGTGTAGCCAGAGAACTTGAGTGGTACGAGCCTTGGACAGAAACAATGACTGGAGAACTTCCGGATTTCAAGTATTTTGTGGGTGGAATAAGTAATCCGTCCATCAATTTATTAGATCGTCACATAGAAAATGGAGCCGGGAACAGAACTGCTCTTATATGGGAAAGTGAAACCGGTGAATCTGATTTTTATACGTATAATATGCTGCTTGCAGAGGTGAATCGTTTTGCAAATGTTTTAAAATCGTTTGGAGTTAAAAAAGGTGATGGTGTCGCTATTTATCTGCCAAACCTTGCCGAGTCATTTATTGCAGTATTAGCCTGCTTCCGTATTGGAGCAGTCTATAATTCCATATTCTCCGGTTTTTCAGAAAACGCGTTGAAAGACCGTCTTGTTAACTTCGAACCAAAAGTTGTCGTAACCGGGGATGCGACAAAACGAAGAGGAAATATCGTTACATTGAAGGAGAAGGTAGATCAGGTGGTAACGGATATTCCTTCCGTGAAGGCTGTCGTCGTTGTTGACCGGCTGGGTACACAACCATATATGGAAAATGGAAGGGATTACTGGTGGCATGAACTCACAAAAAATGAAAGTATTGATTGTGAACCAGAACGACTAGAAGCAAATGACCCGGGAATTGTATTTTATACCAGCGGTACGACTGGTAAACCAAAAGGTGTTGTCCATTCTGCGATGGCATTTGTCATTCAAAACTACATCTATGCAAAATACCATTTAGATCACAAAGAGGATGATGTATTCTGGTGTTCTGCCGATGTTGGCTGGTTAACCATGCATATTTGGGGAATTGTTGGATCTTTAGCAAATGGTGTAACGACGGTCGTTTATGAAGGTGCATTGGATTATCCAACAAAAGATCGCTTTTACCAAATGATTGAAAAGTACCGTGTAAATAAATTATTCACCGCACCAACCGCACTGCGTATGTTAAAAAGTTTGGGTGAAGAAACGCTTAACAAATATGACTTATCCTGCCTTGAAGTTATTACACTTGTCGGGGAGCCGTTTGATCCCGAAACATGGCATTGGACATATGAAGTATTAGGTAAAGAAAAAATTTATCTCAATAATACATGGGGACAAACAGAAACTGCGGGTTGTCCACTTGCCGGAGCTGCATGGTTATCACCAATGAAACCAGGGTCTGCCAGCATTCAGTTTCTCGGTGCGGATGCGGCTGTAGTAGATGATGAAGGTAATGAGGTAGAATCGAACACACTTGGAAACTTAGTTATTCGAAAGCCTTTCCCAATGCTCTGCCGTACACTTTGGAAAGAACCCGAAAGATTCTATAATTCTTATTACAGTCAGGTGGAGGGCAGCTATTTTACAAGTGACCTTGCTTTAGTTGATAATGATGGACATTTCTGGGTAGTAGGGCGTTCAGATGATGCATTTAATGTTGCGGGGCACCGTTTAAGTACAATGGAAATGGAAAGTGCAGTCCTGGAAGTTGAAGGCATTTCTGAAGTAGCCGTTATTGGAATACCTGATGAAATTAAGGGAGAAGTCCCTTATGTATTTGTACGAACGGCCGATGGATATAGTGAAACAGAGGAACTGCACCAAAAGATTAAGGATAATATCGTTCATCATATTGGTAAAATTGCTCTTCCAAAAACAGTTGTTATTGCAGAGGAGCTTCCAAAAACAGTTAGCGGGAAGATTATGCGCCGGTTATTAAGGGAAGTTGTTACGACAGGAAATGTTTCTGGAGATATTACTGGCCTTGAAGATCCAAAAGCAGTGGAACATATAAAAAATGTCGTAAGATCTGAGCAAGGTGTAAAGTAG